CGCACCCGTCAGAGTCGTCCTTGCTGAGCGCGGAAAGAAGGAGGGCGGCGCCGGTATTGCCGGTATTCGATTCAGGCGTGGTCCCGGTGCCGGTTATGGTGGCGAACCATGTGCCTCGATCCGTTTGAACAGTGAAGCTTTCAGAGTAATTGCTCTCGGCAGAGGGAGCAAAGACAACATCAGCAGTGCAGGAGTCACCCGGATTTGCGAGGCTGGTGCCGCAGGTTGTTGATTTAATTACAAATCCCGAACCGACACTGATTGACAGAATCGTTACTGCCCCAGGCGAGCCAGCTACATTAGTCTTGTTGGTTATTGTGAACGTTTGCCCGTCCGATTTGGAA
Above is a genomic segment from Spirochaetota bacterium containing:
- a CDS encoding choice-of-anchor D domain-containing protein translates to MKNTIIIACMALVSFIVAIQSAAYSGTAVAAIDISPDGTVDFGSVPVNSKSDGQTFTITNKTNVAGSPGAVTILSISVGSGFVIKSTTCGTSLANPGDSCTADVVFAPSAESNYSESFTVQTDRGTWFATITGTGTTPESNTGNTGAALLLSALSKDDSDGCAANAATGGTGKKFFGPSALGLIALMGLVLGTAKVRRRMKRK